A DNA window from Danio aesculapii chromosome 1, fDanAes4.1, whole genome shotgun sequence contains the following coding sequences:
- the si:ch211-243a20.4 gene encoding NFAT activation molecule 1 — translation MYAAKHVLRWIVILYCWHETQASLSIDMLNRTIVALAGDTLEFNLKVVIAANSSLKLECYTQKRNIWKKELNGGFHKETRTVPAHIKMHNNSSSGNYNFRYENQKVYWVVQVRDKGYEEPPDELHIDYIIMMAISGILLIFSVAGSLCILKSYKEKPPCRDDENEVAEQRAEESDDVIPDEDAGSASLYTALQYRSDSVYDTLHPDTTADEGNTVKNISHIKDCKVLEDEALDSIYENL, via the exons ATGTATGCAGCCAAACACGTCCTTCGCTGGATTGTAATTCTGTACTGTTGGCATGAAACTCAAG CCAGTCTTTCAATCGATATGCTGAACAGAACCATAGTGGCTCTAGCAGGAGATACTCTTGAGTTCAACCTGAAAGTGGTCATTGCTGCAAACTCCTCTTTGAAACTTGAATGCTACACTCAGAaaagaaatatttggaaaaaagaaCTAAATGGGGGATTTCATAAAGAAACAAGGACGGTGCCTGCTCATATCAAAATGCACAATAACTCCAGTTCTGGCAATTACAATTTTCGTTATGAAAACCAAAAAGTGTATTGGGTGGTTCAAGTTAGGG ATAAAGGTTACGAGGAACCACCTGATGAGTTACACATAGACTACATCATCATGATGGCAATCTCAGGAATTCTTCTTATCTTCAGTGTTGCTGGATCACTGTGTATATTAAAGAGCTATAAG GAAAAGCCTCCGTGTAGAGATGATGAAAATGAAGTAGCGGAGCAGAGAGCAGAGGAGAGTGATGATGTCATCCCGGATGAGGATGCCGGATCTGCGTCATTATACACT GCTCTACAATACAGATCAGACTCTGTTTATGATACATTGCATCCTGATACGACAGCAGATGAAGGAAACACAGTGAAGAATATATCCCATATAAAG GACTGCAAAGTACTAGAAGATGAAGCACTTGATTCTATTTATGAAAATCTGTGA
- the f8a gene encoding 40-kDa huntingtin-associated protein: MAAEGDFLMRYRAVSNKLKKRFLRKPNVAEASEQFGQLAKELKQQDCPQYAAFCNLAMARCEQTLFNAPGEALALTDAARLFLASEQETRALRAPGFDENMQAAMNCYSFAIKVYIEMNQPVMAASLSLELGNALKEMNRPGEAIIHFQRAAELQIQMPIEALLSLWEMASCKILTRDYDGALAVLSEMQHMCQERGLQLPGTNTPVGAFMDIIAKCEISRVLLLMLLEPPPQKLLPEHAQTLERYAWESFDSHSQVNFLPENVFLLLQSVVMACQEKDTESLKALQTELWPLLSAEQNHLLHLVVQERITPSGQGI; this comes from the exons ATGGCAGCCGAAGGAGATTTTCTGATGCGCTACCGGGCGGTGTCAAATAAACTGAAGAA ACGATTTCTTCGGAAGCCTAATGTCGCAGAAGCAAGTGAACAATTTG GTCAGTTGGCTAAGGAGCTAAAACAGCAGGACTGTCCTCAGTATGCAGCCTTCTGTAATCTCGCTATGGCTCG ctGTGAGCAGACGCTGTTCAATGCTCCAGGGGAAGCCTTGGCTCTGACGGATGCAGCGCGGCTCTTTCTGGCCTCAGAGCAGGAGACCAGAGCACTGAGGGCCCCAGGCTTTGATGAGAATATGCAGGCAGCAATGAACTGTTATAGTTTTGCTATTAAG GTCTATATTGAGATGAATCAGCCTGTTATGGCGGCCAGTCTCTCACTGGAGCTTGGCAATGCTCTGAAG gAGATGAACCGCCCAGGAGAGGCCATCATTCATTTCCAGAGAGCTGCAGAACTGCAGATCCAGATGCCAATTGAAGCCCTGCTGTCGCTGTGGGAAATGGCCTCCTGCAAAATACTGACCC GTGATTACGACGGCGCTCTTGCTGTGCTCTCTGAGATGCAGCACATGTGTCAGGAAAGAGGACTACAGCTACCTGGGACAAACACACCTGTCG GTGCATTTATGGATATCATAGCAAAGTGTGAAATCTCCAGGGTCTTACTGCTTATGCTCCTTGAG ccTCCTCCTCAAAAGCTGTTACCCGAACACGCTCAGACACTAGAACGATACGCTTGGGAATCCTTCGACTCACACAGCCAGG TAAACTTCCTTCCAGAAAATGTGTTCCTCCTTCTACAGTCAGTTGTG ATGGCCTGTCAGGAAAAGGATACAGAATCTCTCAAAGCTCTCCAGACAGAACTGTG GCCTCTCCTTTCGGCAGAACAGAATCATCTCCTTCACTTAGTGGTTCAGGAGCGAATTACACCCTCTGGTCAGGGCATATGA
- the emp1 gene encoding epithelial membrane protein 1 isoform X1 gives MAAFSISIKDIVASCFPSRPLNMLKALAGICLLHLTTIFFLFWATIDDAWWFTRTLYTDLWGQWVMENNDNVWVYMDIPTSYRRDYLQAVQGFAVLSCLFAVFSLIVFVIQLFTLGKGKRFILSGVVQLISCFCIMVALSVYTDHFHRGEKDGWYGWSYIMAWFGWLLTLFTGIMYIILRKRVD, from the exons ATGGCTGCTTTCAGTATCAGCATTAAG GATATCGTTGCATCCTGCTTCCCTTCTCGTCCTCTGAATATGCTGAAGGCCCTGGCAGGAATCTGTTTGCTTCATCTGACTACAATTTTCTTCCTTTTTTGGGCAACTATAGATGAT GCGTGGTGGTTCACAAGGACCCTTTACACAGATCTGTGGGGCCAATGGGTGATGGAGAACAATGACAATGTCTGGGTGTACATGGACATACCAACCTCATACCGGAGAG ATTATCTGCAGGCAGTTCAAGGATTTGCAGTGCTGTCCTGCCTGTTTGCTGTGTTCTCTCTGATCGTGTTCGTAATCCAGCTCTTTACTCTGGGCAAGGGAAAGCGGTTCATCCTTTCGGGAGTTGTGCAGCTCATTTCCT GTTTCTGCATAATGGTGGCTCTGTCAGTCTACACCGACCACTTCCACAGAGGCGAGAAGGACGGCTGGTACGGCTGGTCCTACATCATGGCCTGGTTTGGCTGGCTGCTGACCCTCTTCACTGGAATCATGTACATCATCTTGCGCAAGAGAGTGGATTAA
- the emp1 gene encoding epithelial membrane protein 1 isoform X2 — translation MLKALAGICLLHLTTIFFLFWATIDDAWWFTRTLYTDLWGQWVMENNDNVWVYMDIPTSYRRDYLQAVQGFAVLSCLFAVFSLIVFVIQLFTLGKGKRFILSGVVQLISCFCIMVALSVYTDHFHRGEKDGWYGWSYIMAWFGWLLTLFTGIMYIILRKRVD, via the exons ATGCTGAAGGCCCTGGCAGGAATCTGTTTGCTTCATCTGACTACAATTTTCTTCCTTTTTTGGGCAACTATAGATGAT GCGTGGTGGTTCACAAGGACCCTTTACACAGATCTGTGGGGCCAATGGGTGATGGAGAACAATGACAATGTCTGGGTGTACATGGACATACCAACCTCATACCGGAGAG ATTATCTGCAGGCAGTTCAAGGATTTGCAGTGCTGTCCTGCCTGTTTGCTGTGTTCTCTCTGATCGTGTTCGTAATCCAGCTCTTTACTCTGGGCAAGGGAAAGCGGTTCATCCTTTCGGGAGTTGTGCAGCTCATTTCCT GTTTCTGCATAATGGTGGCTCTGTCAGTCTACACCGACCACTTCCACAGAGGCGAGAAGGACGGCTGGTACGGCTGGTCCTACATCATGGCCTGGTTTGGCTGGCTGCTGACCCTCTTCACTGGAATCATGTACATCATCTTGCGCAAGAGAGTGGATTAA
- the si:ch73-90k17.1 gene encoding uncharacterized protein si:ch73-90k17.1: MNTRGHLQILCALFLAFCNEFAYGRDEISGAEFLKFGWGKTRHRRGLRFVRDANIKDTDLTPPQTRPQFECADGVLAVLLKHADVINTQIYGLQGELLHLPQLEVFCGVTIKPTPTHLHLLFNYDSCYVKKEEAAHVLSLSWYGTDFVLPCPVHVPPSVRCKNGAMEMTVVHGTAEVLSVALNEKWVPLLDVAANCWRREHSNKRRHTFSIPYSSCGVHFRDGRHVLHLKSEDKLIVLSCPYDPVFPVQYSSHPGPRGFHPKALSSEAVKQVYAFAAENQDTNAARTLSLHPRSYWLPKMPPLPGNFNLSVSFPFSVPLPKHERFREQLIFVPDPTPTPTPTPTPTPTPTPSTTSSYQEMSDIIENYQYPNYVSYEQMEQDRFALDNLPPYMRYPYKHRRPSQVNSVLANIAQYLPPGYFICSNNDQEPPVFPPTFPPPIRNPALKNQNPGSVQFAPVPVLPVNGYTDRQMTGPSSVYDSSASFYQPNRRFQSSQYQPYFYQGSYRGSSTGSLTPNAPLIPVNLQSQASYPVYPVPQDARPYQTDGDQSLNSYQGSVFQTYRRRYRPNQLSNFPNSPMNLEVFSGDVYTDGADSIPKGFFQARSIAPDHSHGSPLPPRRGE; this comes from the exons atgaatACGCGCGGGCATCTGCAAATACTCTGTGCTTTGTTTTTGGCTTTCTGTAACGAATTTGCTTATGGTCGTGACGAGATTTCAGGTGCGGAGTTCTTAAAGTTTGGTTGGGGAAAAACGAGGCATCGAAGAGGTTTAAGATTTGTCAGAGATGCAAACATTAAAGATACAGATCTGACACCACCACAAACTAGACCACAATTTGAATGCGCCGACGGAGTTTTAGCAGTACTTTTAAAACACGCTGATGTCATCAACACCCAAATTTATGGAC TACAGGGGGAACTGCTCCACTTACCCCAGTTAGAAGTTTTCTGTGGTGTCACCATCAAGCCTACACCCACACATCTCCACCTGCTGTTCAACTATGACTCCTGTTAtgttaaaaaagag GAAGCTGCACATGTTTTGTCTCTTAGCTGGTATGGGACAGATTTTGTCCTCCCCTGTCCTGTTCATGTTCCTCCTTCAGTCAGATGCAAGAATGGTGCCATGGAAATGACTGTTGTTCATGGGACTGCAGAAGTGCTGTCAGTTGCAT TAAATGAAAAATGGGTACCATTGCTTGATGTGGCTGCTAACTGCTGGCGAAGAGAGCATTCTAACAAGCGAAGGCACACTTTCTCCATTCCATATTCAAGCTGTGGGGTCCATTTCAgg GATGGTCGCCACGTTCTGCATTTGAAATCTGAAGACAAGTTGATAGTGCTGTCATGTCCATATGATCCAGTTTTTCCTGTCCAATACTCGAGTCACCCTGGGCCAAGAGGATTTCATCCCAAAGCTCTAAGCAGTGAGGCTGTAAAGCAAGTGTATGCATTTGCTGCTGAGAACCAGGACACAAATGCAGCTAGAACACTTTCTCTGCACCCCAGATCTTATTGGCTGCCTAAAATGCCACCTTTGCCTGGCAATTTTAATCTGTCTGTAAGCTTCCCATTTTCAGTTCCCTTACCAAAACATGAGCGTTTCAGAGAACAACTGATCTTTGTTCCAGACCCCACTCCAACCCCCACTCCGACCCCTACTCCAACCCCTACTCCTACCCCATCCACTACAAGCTCTTACCAAGAAATGTCAGACATTATTGAAAATTACCAATATCCCAATTATGTCTCTTATGAGCAGATGGAACAGGATCGTTTTGCTTTGGATAACCTTCCTCCCTACATGCGCTATCCATACAAGCATCGTAGACCGAGTCAAGTAAATTCTGTTCTTGCTAATATAGCACAGTATCTTCCACCTGGGTATTTCATATGCTCGAACAACGATCAAGAACCACCAGTATTCCCACCAACATTTCCGCCTCCAATTCGGAATCCTGCTTTAAAAAATCAAAATCCGGGGAGCGTACAGTTTGCACCTGTTCCTGTGCTTCCCGTGAATGGGTACACTGATCGGCAAATGACAGGGCCTTCTAGCGTATATGATTCTAGTGCTTCATTTTACCAGCCGAATCGACGTTTCCAGTCTTCTCAGTACCAGCCATACTTTTACCAGGGTAGTTATCGGGGTTCCTCCACTGGTTCCTTAACTCCTAATGCTCCGCTTATTCCCGTAAATCTGCAATCTCAAGCAAGTTATCCTGTTTACCCTGTTCCTCAAGATGCAAGACCCTATCAGACTGATGGAGACCAATCTCTAAATTCATATCAGGGATCGGTTTTCCAGACCTACCGGAGACGATACCGGCCCAATCAGTTGTCCAACTTTCCAAATTCACCAATGAATCTTGAGGTATTTTCAGGTGATGTTTACACGGATGGTGCTGATTCTATTCCTAAAGGTTTTTTCCAGGCACGGTCTATTGCTCCAGATCACAGTCACGGTTCACCCTTGCCACCAAGAAGAGGTGAATAA